A single genomic interval of Apis cerana isolate GH-2021 linkage group LG2, AcerK_1.0, whole genome shotgun sequence harbors:
- the LOC107994064 gene encoding damage-control phosphatase ARMT1 isoform X1: MNQRSNSVEIRDLQDIVTPFGVRLAGIYKRSFAYVTLKDRLPVILTKIIDTFSRDKENIIEKYGENAIEEVKKMIGFISKLKNEIATNKTLKPMRLVSNNSNNDAEEWNKYLIKRTEIEGETPLWFNTVWLYCECYMYRILAQELVLMNYIKTYDPFKQSKQNAFTNSLTSIEILCSYVIDVIYSKKNLSIMETKEEFMKFIKFDLWGNQCDLSLSAGADVGHATHPIQILKLLDEDILVNNSEFIWNLLRKPDKNNINIIDIILDNAGYELFTDFCLAAFFIAIKFADKIRFYPKLYPWYISDATINDIHWTIEYMKNASNECLRKFANLIEDYLNNNIWTIEIEPYWTGPYDLLGMKEHDPKLHAKLSEAKLVIFKGDLNYRKLVDDINWEYTTTFKKALRGFEPTPILAIRTVKSDVCVGLLPGVAEKIFKEDEYWMWSGKYGLIQITTAGSCQCPINETC, from the exons ATGAATCAAAGATCAAATTCGGTAGAGATTCGAGATTTACAAGATATTGTAACACCTTTTGGTGTACGTTTAGCAGGCATTTATAAAcg gagTTTTGCTTATGTAACACTTAAAGACAGATTACCAGTAATTTTAACCAAAATAATTGATACTTTCAGTCGTGacaaggaaaatattattgaaaaatatggagaa AATGCTATAgaagaagttaaaaaaatgataggatttattagtaaattaaaaaatgaaatagcaacaaataaaactttaaaacctATGCGATTGGTatctaataattcaaataatgatgCAGAagaatggaataaatatttaataaagagaaCTGAAATAGAAGGAGAAACACCATTATGGTTTAATACTGTTTGGCTATATTGTGAATGCTATATGTATCGGATTCTTGCACAAGAACTTGTTCTCAT gAATTACATAAAAACTTATGATCCTTTTAAACAATCAAAACAAAATGCATTTACAAATTCCTTGACTAGCATAGAAATACTTTGTAGTTATGTTATAGAtgttatatatagtaaaaaaaatttatcaataatggaaactaaagaagaatttatgaaatttattaagtttgaTCTTTGGGGTAACCa atgTGATCTATCTTTAAGTGCAGGAGCAGATGTTGGTCATGCTACTCATcctatacaaatattaaaattattagatgaagatattcttgtaaataattcagaatttatttggaatttattgagaaaaccagataaaaataatataaatattatagatataatacttGACAATGCAGGATATGAACTTTTTACTGATTTCTGCTTAGCTGCATTCTTCATTGCAATCAAATTTGctgataaaataagattttaccCAAAACTTTATCCATGGTATATTAGTGACGCaacaataaatgatattcaCTGGACTatagaatatatgaaaaatgcaTCAAATGaatgtttaagaaaatttgcTAATTTGATAGAAGATTAtttgaacaataatatatGGACAATTGAg attgaACCATATTGGACAGGTCCTTATGATCTTTTAGGGATGAAAGAACATGATCCAAAATTACATGCAAAATTGTCAGAAGctaaattagtaatatttaagGGTGacttaaattatagaaaattagtaGATGATATTAATTGGGAATATACAACAACATTTAAAAAAGCATTAAGAGGATTTGAACCAACACCTATCTTAGCTATAAGAACAGTAAAATCTGATGTTTGTGTTGGTTTACTACCTGGTGTAgccgaaaaaatatttaaagaagatGAATATTGGATGTGGAGTGGAAAATATGGACTTATTCAAATTACTACAGCTGGAAGTTGCCAATGTCCAATAAATGAAACatgttaa
- the LOC107994064 gene encoding damage-control phosphatase ARMT1 isoform X2, whose protein sequence is MIGFISKLKNEIATNKTLKPMRLVSNNSNNDAEEWNKYLIKRTEIEGETPLWFNTVWLYCECYMYRILAQELVLMNYIKTYDPFKQSKQNAFTNSLTSIEILCSYVIDVIYSKKNLSIMETKEEFMKFIKFDLWGNQCDLSLSAGADVGHATHPIQILKLLDEDILVNNSEFIWNLLRKPDKNNINIIDIILDNAGYELFTDFCLAAFFIAIKFADKIRFYPKLYPWYISDATINDIHWTIEYMKNASNECLRKFANLIEDYLNNNIWTIEIEPYWTGPYDLLGMKEHDPKLHAKLSEAKLVIFKGDLNYRKLVDDINWEYTTTFKKALRGFEPTPILAIRTVKSDVCVGLLPGVAEKIFKEDEYWMWSGKYGLIQITTAGSCQCPINETC, encoded by the exons atgataggatttattagtaaattaaaaaatgaaatagcaacaaataaaactttaaaacctATGCGATTGGTatctaataattcaaataatgatgCAGAagaatggaataaatatttaataaagagaaCTGAAATAGAAGGAGAAACACCATTATGGTTTAATACTGTTTGGCTATATTGTGAATGCTATATGTATCGGATTCTTGCACAAGAACTTGTTCTCAT gAATTACATAAAAACTTATGATCCTTTTAAACAATCAAAACAAAATGCATTTACAAATTCCTTGACTAGCATAGAAATACTTTGTAGTTATGTTATAGAtgttatatatagtaaaaaaaatttatcaataatggaaactaaagaagaatttatgaaatttattaagtttgaTCTTTGGGGTAACCa atgTGATCTATCTTTAAGTGCAGGAGCAGATGTTGGTCATGCTACTCATcctatacaaatattaaaattattagatgaagatattcttgtaaataattcagaatttatttggaatttattgagaaaaccagataaaaataatataaatattatagatataatacttGACAATGCAGGATATGAACTTTTTACTGATTTCTGCTTAGCTGCATTCTTCATTGCAATCAAATTTGctgataaaataagattttaccCAAAACTTTATCCATGGTATATTAGTGACGCaacaataaatgatattcaCTGGACTatagaatatatgaaaaatgcaTCAAATGaatgtttaagaaaatttgcTAATTTGATAGAAGATTAtttgaacaataatatatGGACAATTGAg attgaACCATATTGGACAGGTCCTTATGATCTTTTAGGGATGAAAGAACATGATCCAAAATTACATGCAAAATTGTCAGAAGctaaattagtaatatttaagGGTGacttaaattatagaaaattagtaGATGATATTAATTGGGAATATACAACAACATTTAAAAAAGCATTAAGAGGATTTGAACCAACACCTATCTTAGCTATAAGAACAGTAAAATCTGATGTTTGTGTTGGTTTACTACCTGGTGTAgccgaaaaaatatttaaagaagatGAATATTGGATGTGGAGTGGAAAATATGGACTTATTCAAATTACTACAGCTGGAAGTTGCCAATGTCCAATAAATGAAACatgttaa
- the LOC107994065 gene encoding Golgi phosphoprotein 3 homolog sauron, translating to MMNRTDGLVQRRRVVNSSSGSGLGQDGSNDIGNDKLSGHGMDTDSNTQKDLNSNPKIDDDSDKETRLTLMEEVLLLGLKDKEGYTSFWNDCISSGLRGCILAELGFRGRVELEKAGMRKKGLLVRKLLLKNDAPTGDVLLDEALKHLKETDPPETVPSWIEYLSGETWNPLKLRYQLKNVRERLAKNLVEKGVLTTEKQNFLLFDMTTHPLTDNLAKSRLVKKIQEAVLSRWVNDAGRMDRRTLALVILAHAADVLENAFAPLSDDDYEIAMRRVRTLLDLDFEAEATKPNANPVLWAVFAAFTK from the exons ATGATGAATCGCACTGACGGATTAGTACAACGACGACGTGTGGTTAATAGCAGTAGTGGTAGTGGTCTAGGACAGGATGGTTCAAACGATATTGGTAATGATAAACTATCTGGCCATGGAATGGATACGGATAGTAATACGCAAAAAGATCTTAATTCAAATCCCAAAATCGACGACGATTCTGATAAGGAAACAAGATTGACACTTATGGAAGAAGTTTTATTACTTGGTTTGAAAGACAAGGAG GGTTACACATCATTTTGGAATGATTGCATAAGTTCTGGATTACGTGGTTGTATTTTGGCAGAACTTGGATTTCGTGGTCGAGTAGAATTAGAAAAAGCTGGTATGCGCAAAAAAGGACTATTGGTGAGAAaacttcttttgaaaaatgatgctCCCACAGGAGATGTTTTGTTAGATGAAGctttgaaacatttaaaagaAACTGATCCACCTGAAACTGTTCCTAGTTGGATTGAATATCTTAGTG gagAAACATGGAATCCACTTAAATTaagatatcaattaaaaaatgttagagAAAGATTGGCCAAAAATCTTGTTGAAAAAGGAGTTTTAACAACTGAAAAACAGAATTTCTTACTCTTTGATATGACAACTCATCCTCTTACTGATAACCTTGCTAAAAGTCGACTTGTAAAAAAG attcaaGAAGCTGTGTTAAGTCGATGGGTCAATGATGCTGGTCGTATGGATAGGCGAACACTAGCTTTAGTAATTTTAGCTCATGCAGCTGATGTATTAGAAAATGCATTTGCACCACTCTCAGATGACGATTATGAAATAGCAATGCGACGAGTACGAACATTATTGGATCTTGATTTTGAAGCAGAAGCTACTAAACCTAATGCTAATCCAGTTCTTTGGGCAGTATTTGCTGCATTCACTAAGTAA